A window of the Candidatus Hydrogenedentota bacterium genome harbors these coding sequences:
- a CDS encoding O-antigen ligase family protein gives MAKKQTRTSRKTRPVPGTAIPEPIAEDRSLEEPQRWIDLFGSRRLLFFMVGASLVLAAMLFGAAALDGLTAVKLLLAKLLGSADPHIVNRSNTDIATVLWGMGSVALLGAVHPVLGVALLLLGRSWLDGYTYFLDNMYFTWCIYLLWGQWLLRVFKKKDRLYLPVPALLFAVFLNWVLITTPASLQPFNTYQQLWLWLAYGLLFLLCINLCMDKHASRFLLTIFLVALSMQALFAILHFEFLLPHLRRLVQDPAILRQYFKTDVISAEMARRFMVNRAFGSMLFPNALAAYLLLGTPFLLIMSLPYLRRFKERLQQKALLLPDEGGRRERNIAIALALTAGFALFLFIQFVVYFPIEYRDTSLARPWYFNAVPLHSLALAGSVSGGALILYLLLRRGIVNTWIILRTFVVPILALMLLYTLWITYSRGALAAFILAMVWAALLYFLGAPIAFRLGITLRPKKAVLLILLLSALILISLAAADLFTARDSWAQPTAPASAAQTQGAPMKAAPTKAAPRSTAPRGSQVREEGITLSMGDLADPASFKLRLGYWRVTLSIARHHLLTGIGLGNFSIAYPRYQYIGAGDVREGHNGFLQAFAETGFVGGLCFLIFWLWILISGALRILREEERHQKCLLLGIYTGLVAFALHSFVDINFSHPSLAMFGMVWAGLFLGIAAQTRPAQQTDTEEESYDPAQDAPRRGAVFWLSALITGAAIAASLLASLSLYLQQVTLNRLRLINISADNDLSRRMESSLFFFHQVAGYGMKLKHGEKNVELPRIPLANALAVLPDVEQFKEGCLFYRPDPNQVGRFVKLEPQEEIPANALMTVVRPWMIRNRALDACMRWVKELEEQDRRFPYSPLLALYIARWYELYVSTTGGPRYADHWDEWTDAFMNWSDIYVQRNPTNADLRCFRANAWLWHMEQEDHADVEETARKIVAEYDFALALSPITPQHRYMYKTAMERLAAYAEKEEQAEYAARCLAKAQEMEKAAKQLEQDRLAVHLYK, from the coding sequence ATGGCAAAAAAACAAACCCGGACATCGCGCAAAACCCGCCCTGTCCCGGGCACGGCAATTCCCGAACCCATCGCCGAGGATAGATCCCTCGAAGAGCCTCAACGGTGGATCGACCTGTTCGGATCGCGGCGGCTGCTCTTTTTCATGGTCGGCGCATCCCTCGTCTTGGCAGCCATGCTCTTTGGCGCCGCTGCATTGGACGGGCTCACCGCTGTCAAGCTTCTCTTAGCCAAGCTTCTGGGCTCTGCCGATCCCCACATCGTCAACCGTTCCAACACCGACATCGCCACCGTCCTCTGGGGTATGGGATCGGTGGCGCTCCTCGGCGCGGTGCATCCCGTCTTAGGCGTTGCCCTGTTGCTTCTCGGCCGTTCCTGGCTCGACGGATACACCTATTTCCTCGACAACATGTATTTCACCTGGTGTATTTATTTGCTCTGGGGACAATGGCTGCTCCGCGTATTCAAGAAAAAAGATCGGCTCTATCTGCCCGTGCCCGCCCTCTTATTTGCTGTCTTCTTGAATTGGGTGCTCATCACGACGCCCGCATCTTTGCAGCCCTTCAACACCTACCAACAACTCTGGCTGTGGCTTGCCTACGGGCTCCTCTTTTTGCTCTGTATCAATCTGTGCATGGACAAACACGCCTCCCGTTTCCTGCTCACCATTTTCCTAGTCGCCTTGTCCATGCAGGCGCTCTTTGCCATCCTCCATTTTGAATTTCTGCTGCCCCACTTGCGGCGCTTGGTACAGGATCCCGCCATTTTGCGCCAATATTTCAAAACAGACGTGATTTCTGCGGAAATGGCACGCCGTTTCATGGTGAACCGCGCCTTCGGCTCCATGCTTTTCCCCAACGCATTGGCTGCCTACCTTTTGTTGGGCACACCTTTCCTTCTCATCATGAGTCTGCCCTATCTCCGGCGTTTCAAGGAACGGCTTCAGCAAAAGGCGTTGCTCCTGCCCGACGAGGGCGGCCGCCGCGAACGGAATATCGCCATCGCCCTTGCCCTAACGGCGGGCTTTGCGCTCTTCCTCTTCATTCAGTTCGTTGTCTATTTCCCCATCGAATACCGAGATACTTCTTTGGCGCGGCCTTGGTATTTTAACGCCGTTCCCCTCCACAGCCTTGCCTTAGCGGGCAGCGTCTCCGGCGGTGCGTTGATCCTTTATCTGCTCTTGCGCCGCGGCATCGTCAACACGTGGATTATACTCCGCACTTTCGTCGTTCCTATCCTCGCGCTTATGCTCCTGTACACCTTATGGATCACCTATTCCCGAGGAGCCCTTGCCGCCTTTATCCTCGCCATGGTCTGGGCGGCTTTGCTCTATTTTCTCGGCGCGCCCATCGCATTCCGCTTGGGTATCACGCTGCGCCCAAAAAAAGCTGTACTTCTTATCCTTTTACTCAGCGCCCTTATCCTCATTAGTCTCGCTGCGGCGGATCTCTTCACCGCCCGAGATTCATGGGCACAGCCAACGGCGCCTGCATCTGCTGCCCAAACGCAAGGGGCGCCGATGAAAGCTGCACCGACGAAAGCTGCGCCGAGAAGCACCGCCCCTCGGGGCTCACAAGTGCGCGAAGAAGGCATCACCCTGTCCATGGGCGATCTTGCCGACCCCGCCTCCTTCAAGCTGCGCTTGGGCTATTGGCGGGTCACCTTATCCATTGCCCGCCACCATTTGCTCACGGGCATAGGCCTCGGTAATTTTTCCATTGCCTATCCCCGTTACCAATACATCGGTGCCGGCGACGTCCGTGAAGGGCACAACGGATTCCTGCAAGCCTTTGCCGAAACGGGCTTCGTGGGCGGACTCTGCTTCCTCATTTTTTGGCTGTGGATACTCATCAGCGGCGCGCTGCGCATCCTCCGAGAAGAGGAAAGACACCAAAAATGCCTGCTCTTAGGTATCTACACCGGACTCGTCGCCTTCGCGCTCCACAGTTTTGTAGACATCAATTTCAGCCACCCTTCCTTGGCCATGTTCGGCATGGTTTGGGCAGGTTTGTTTTTAGGCATAGCGGCGCAGACGCGCCCTGCGCAGCAGACGGACACCGAAGAGGAGAGCTACGACCCGGCTCAGGATGCGCCCCGACGCGGCGCGGTCTTTTGGCTTAGCGCCCTCATCACAGGTGCCGCCATCGCCGCGTCACTCCTAGCCAGCCTATCCCTCTATCTCCAACAAGTGACCCTCAACCGCCTCCGGCTGATTAATATTTCCGCCGACAATGATCTGTCCCGGCGCATGGAATCATCCCTCTTTTTCTTCCACCAAGTCGCCGGCTACGGAATGAAACTGAAGCACGGCGAGAAGAATGTGGAACTGCCGCGCATCCCCTTGGCGAATGCCCTTGCGGTACTCCCCGATGTGGAGCAGTTCAAAGAAGGCTGTTTATTTTATCGGCCCGACCCCAATCAGGTGGGCCGCTTTGTAAAGCTGGAGCCGCAGGAGGAGATACCTGCCAACGCGCTGATGACCGTTGTGCGCCCTTGGATGATACGAAACAGAGCTCTAGATGCCTGCATGCGCTGGGTGAAGGAATTGGAAGAACAGGATCGACGCTTTCCCTATTCACCCTTGCTAGCCCTCTATATTGCACGATGGTACGAACTCTACGTCAGCACCACAGGCGGACCGCGATATGCGGATCATTGGGATGAATGGACAGATGCGTTTATGAATTGGTCGGACATCTACGTGCAGCGCAATCCGACCAACGCTGATCTTCGCTGTTTCCGCGCCAATGCGTGGCTCTGGCACATGGAACAGGAGGATCATGCAGATGTGGAGGAGACTGCCCGTAAGATTGTGGCAGAATACGACTTTGCCCTTGCCCTCAGCCCCATCACGCCCCAGCATCGCTATATGTACAAGACCGCCATGGAACGTCTCGCCGCTTATGCCGAGAAAGAGGAGCAAGCCGAGTATGCTGCCCGCTGCCTTGCAAAGGCACAAGAGATGGAAAAAGCGGCGAAACAATTGGAGCAAGACCGCCTTGCTGTACATCTCTATAAATAA
- a CDS encoding undecaprenyl/decaprenyl-phosphate alpha-N-acetylglucosaminyl 1-phosphate transferase → MLPCHYLLFAYLLALSFLASVILTAVMRRVSLRLRILDHPVGRKSHREPIPLLGGVAIFLTFHGVIIVHLLLLFVLRPFGPEWLDENLFSVLGEDGGMKLSAIFIAGTLIFLLGIVDDLRVLTPWMKLAGQIGIALILVSFNLRIRAFIFEDAFSSSVITVFWLVLIMNSMNLLDNMDGLCGGVSIIAAATFFLCVQPYNIHFIIRLLLVIFAGAMGGFLFFNLPPARIFMGDSGAMFSGYFLATVAILGTFHLEGVSPRVSIVAPLMALSVPLFDTLSVIYIRWRNGDSIMLGDKRHFSHRLVEVGMRPSMAVYFIFMVAALVGLNGALLPKLDGPGTVIALAQAAGIFLMIVLLMNANKNNGAK, encoded by the coding sequence ATGCTTCCATGTCATTATCTGCTGTTTGCCTATTTATTGGCCTTATCCTTTCTCGCGTCCGTGATCCTCACTGCGGTCATGAGACGCGTGTCTCTTCGGCTGCGTATCCTCGACCATCCCGTGGGCAGGAAAAGTCACCGTGAGCCCATCCCTCTATTGGGCGGCGTCGCAATTTTCCTCACCTTCCACGGCGTCATCATTGTCCATCTGCTCTTGCTCTTTGTTTTGCGGCCCTTCGGCCCCGAATGGCTGGACGAGAATCTCTTCAGTGTCTTGGGTGAAGACGGCGGCATGAAACTCTCTGCCATTTTCATCGCCGGTACCCTTATCTTTCTCTTGGGCATCGTCGATGATTTGCGCGTGCTCACGCCGTGGATGAAGCTCGCCGGTCAGATCGGCATCGCCCTGATTCTCGTCTCTTTTAATCTGCGCATCCGCGCTTTTATCTTCGAAGACGCCTTCAGTTCCTCCGTCATCACCGTCTTTTGGCTTGTATTGATCATGAACAGCATGAACCTCCTCGACAATATGGATGGGCTCTGCGGCGGCGTGTCCATCATTGCCGCTGCCACCTTCTTCCTCTGCGTACAGCCCTACAACATTCATTTTATCATCCGCCTGCTCCTCGTCATTTTTGCCGGAGCCATGGGCGGTTTCCTTTTCTTTAATTTACCGCCTGCCCGCATATTTATGGGCGATTCCGGAGCCATGTTCAGCGGCTATTTCCTCGCCACCGTCGCTATCCTCGGCACCTTCCATCTCGAAGGAGTCAGTCCCCGTGTTTCCATTGTTGCGCCTCTCATGGCGCTCAGCGTACCTCTGTTTGATACACTTAGTGTCATCTACATTCGCTGGCGCAACGGAGATTCCATTATGCTGGGAGACAAGCGACATTTTTCCCATCGTCTCGTAGAGGTGGGAATGCGCCCATCCATGGCGGTCTATTTCATTTTCATGGTCGCGGCATTGGTCGGGCTCAACGGCGCGCTGCTGCCCAAGCTGGACGGCCCAGGTACAGTCATCGCCCTCGCTCAGGCAGCCGGCATATTTCTGATGATCGTCTTACTGATGAACGCCAACAAAAATAATGGAGCCAAGTAA
- a CDS encoding glycosyltransferase yields MERHIALLCRYQKQWASVEALVCSRRLKTTRHDHEGVTVTAVGEWGRFQSAPFSPAFPWAMRRSDADLMVVHCPNPTAELGWLLGRPRGALIVRYQSDVVRQAAALRFYAPFQRRFLSKADLILATSPQYVASSSLLQHFSEKCRVVPLGIVAEDYVLEDPAAAAALQQQYGAPYVFFCGVHRYYKGLQWLVRAAKKIDAPVVIAGDGPERESLIALAVECGVKIFFPGYLCHDALVAHLHGCAVAAFPSSERSEAFGLSMLEAHACARPVVATRLDTGVTFVNEDGKTGLNVAPKDADALADALNTLLRDAPRRAAMGAYARERVQTQFSAEKLARQEFEIYEEVLAARSA; encoded by the coding sequence ATGGAGCGCCACATCGCCTTATTGTGTCGTTATCAAAAGCAGTGGGCTTCCGTAGAGGCATTGGTATGTTCCCGCCGCCTGAAAACAACGCGACACGATCATGAAGGCGTCACCGTCACCGCCGTCGGTGAATGGGGCCGTTTTCAAAGTGCGCCTTTCTCGCCTGCCTTCCCGTGGGCGATGCGCCGCAGCGATGCCGATCTCATGGTTGTCCATTGTCCCAACCCCACCGCCGAGCTGGGTTGGCTCCTTGGCCGTCCGCGCGGCGCCCTAATCGTGCGCTACCAAAGCGACGTGGTTCGCCAAGCGGCCGCCCTGCGTTTTTACGCGCCCTTCCAGCGCCGTTTCCTTTCCAAAGCGGATCTCATTCTCGCCACTTCGCCCCAATACGTAGCGAGCTCATCACTCTTGCAGCACTTTTCCGAGAAATGCCGTGTCGTACCGCTGGGCATCGTTGCGGAAGATTACGTCCTGGAAGATCCCGCCGCTGCCGCCGCCCTTCAACAGCAATACGGCGCGCCCTACGTCTTTTTCTGCGGCGTCCATCGCTATTACAAAGGGCTGCAGTGGCTTGTGCGTGCTGCGAAAAAGATAGATGCTCCCGTCGTCATCGCAGGCGACGGTCCCGAACGGGAATCGCTTATCGCTCTTGCCGTCGAGTGTGGTGTCAAGATCTTTTTTCCCGGCTATCTCTGTCATGATGCGCTCGTCGCACACCTGCACGGCTGCGCCGTTGCCGCTTTCCCGTCCAGCGAACGGAGCGAAGCCTTCGGTTTATCGATGTTGGAGGCGCACGCCTGCGCTCGTCCCGTCGTCGCCACACGCTTGGATACGGGCGTCACCTTTGTGAACGAAGACGGCAAGACGGGCTTGAACGTAGCGCCCAAAGATGCCGACGCCTTAGCGGATGCTCTCAACACGCTGCTTCGTGATGCGCCCCGCCGTGCTGCCATGGGCGCCTACGCCCGGGAACGGGTACAGACACAGTTCAGCGCGGAAAAACTGGCACGTCAGGAATTTGAAATTTATGAGGAGGTACTCGCTGCACGCAGCGCTTGA